A stretch of the Aegilops tauschii subsp. strangulata cultivar AL8/78 chromosome 4, Aet v6.0, whole genome shotgun sequence genome encodes the following:
- the LOC109770943 gene encoding plasma membrane ATPase 1 isoform X2, protein MASRQEGNLDAVLKEAVDLEHIPIDEVFENLRCSHQGLTSEQAQQRLQIFGPNKLEEKEESKFLKFLGFMWNPLSWVMEAAAIMAIALANGGGKPPDWQDFVGIITLLLINSTISFIEENNAGNAAAALMARLAPKAKVLRDGRWTEEEAAVLVPGDIVSIKLGDIIPADARLLDGDPLKIDQSALTGESLPATKGPGDGVYSGSTVKQGEIEAVVIATGVHTFFGKAAHLVDSTNQVGHFQQVLTAIGNFCICSIAVGMFIEIIVMYPIQHRAYRPGIDNLLVLLIGGIPIAMPTVLSVTMAIGSHRLSQQGAITKRMTAIEEMAGMDVLCSDKTGTLTLNKLSVDKNLIEVFEKGVTQDQVILMAARASRIENQDAIDTAIVGMLGDPKEARAGIQEIHFLPFNPTDKRTALTYIDSDGKMYRVSKGAPEQILNLAYNKSEIAQKVHIVIDKFAERGFRSLGVAYQDVPDGRKESPGSPWHFVALLPLFDPPRHDSAETIQRALNLGVNVKMITGDQLAIGKETGRRLGMGTNMYPSSALLGQNKDESIADLPVDDLIEKADGFAGVFPEHKYEIVKRLQARKHICGMTGDGVNDAPALKKADIGIAVADATDAARSASDIVLTEPGLSVIISAVLTSRAIFQRMKNYTIYAVSITIRIVLGFMLLALIWEFDFPPFMVLIIAILNDGTIMTISKDRVKPSPLPDSWKLAEIFTTGVVLGGYLAMMTVIFFWAAYKTNFFPRVFHVKSLEKTAQDDFKMLASAVYLQVSTISQALIFVTRSRSWSFVERPGFLLVFAFLVAQLIATLIAVYADWGFTSIKGIGWGWAGIVWLYNIVFYFPLDIIKFFIRYALSGKAWDLVIDQRIAFTRKKHFGKEERELKWAHAQRTLHGLQPPNAKLFPEKAGYNELCQMADEAKRRAEIARLRELHTLKGHVESVVKLKGLDIDTIQQSYTV, encoded by the exons ATGGCCAGCAGGCAGGAGGGGAACCTCGACGCCGTCCTCAAGGAGGCCGTCGACCTG GAGCACATCCCGATCGATGAAGTGTTCGAGAACCTTCGGTGCAGCCACCAGGGGCTCACTTCCGAGCAGGCGCAGCAGCGGCTGCAGATCTTCGGCCCGAACAAGCTCGAGGAGAAGGAG GAGAGCAAGTTCCTCAAGTTTCTGGGGTTCATGTGGAACCCACTCTCATGGGTCATGGAGGCTGCGGCGATCATGGCCATCGCGTTGGCCAACGGAGGG GGGAAGCCACCAGATTGGCAAGACTTTGTCGGTATCATCACGCTGCTGCTTATAAACTCCACCATCAGTTTCATCGAGGAGAACAATGCCGGAAATGCCGCCGCCGCGCTTATGGCCCGTCTTGCACCAAAAGCCAAG GTCCTCCGTGATGGTCGTTGGACCGAGGAGGAGGCAGCCGTCCTTGTGCCTGGGGACATCGTCAGTATCAAACTTGGAGATATCATTCCTGCCGACGCCCGCCTCCTAGACGGCGACCCTTTGAAGATTGATCAG TCTGCCCTGACCGGAGAATCGCTGCCAGCCACCAAAGGTCCTGGTGACGGCGTCTACTCTGGTTCGACGGTCAAGCAGGGCGAGATCGAGGCTGTTGTCATAGCAACTGGTGTGCACACTTTCTTTGGAAAGGCTGCACATCTCGTCGACTCCACCAACCAAGTTGGCCATTTCCAACAG GTGTTGACAGCCATCGGGAACTTTTGCATTTGCTCGATTGCTGTGGGGATGTTCATAGAGATCATTGTCATGTATCCTATCCAGCACAGGGCGTACCGCCCTGGGATCGACAACCTTTTGGTGCTTCTCATTGGAGGCATTCCCATAGCGATGCCCACAGTCTTGTCGGTCACCATGGCGATTGGGTCTCATCGCTTGTCTCAACAG GGAGCTATAACAAAGAGAATGACTGCAATCGAAGAGATGGCCGGCATGGATGTTCTTTGCAGTGATAAGACTGGAACCCTGACTCTAAATAAGCTCAGCGTGGACAAGAACCTTATTGAG GTTTTTGAAAAAGGAGTGACTCAGGACCAGGTGATTCTGATGGCTGCTAGAGCATCCCGGATAGAAAATCAAGATGCCATTGATACGGCAATAGTTGGCATGCTAGGTGATCCAAAAGAG GCACGGGCCGGTATTCAAGAGATCCATTTTCTTCCGTTCAATCCTACCGACAAAAGAACTGCGTTGACATACATTGATAGCGATGGAAAGATGTACCGAGTTAGCAAAGGTGCACCAGAGCAG ATTCTTAACCTGGCCTACAACAAGTCAGAGATCGCACAAAAAGTCCACATTGTCATCGACAAGTTCGCGGAACGTGGATTTCGGTCACTTGGTGTAGCATATCAG GACGTGCCAGACGGAAGGAAAGAGAGCCCGGGTAGCCCGTGGCATTTTGTTGCTCTCTTGCCACTCTTTGATCCACCGAGGCACGACAGCGCAGAAACAATTCAAAGGGCACTTAACCTTGGTGTGAATGTGAAGATGATCACAG GCGACCAGCTAGCGATTGGGAAGGAAACAGGGCGTCGTCTAGGAATGGGTACAAACATGTACCCTTCATCTGCTTTGCTGGGGCAGAACAAGGATGAGTCTATTGCTGATTTACCAGTCGATGATCTAATTGAGAAAGCCGATGGTTTTGCTGGCGTATTCCCAG AACACAAATATGAGATTGTGAAACGCCTACAAGCACGGAAGCACATTTGTGGAATGACTGGCGATGGCGTAAACGATGCACCAGCCCTAAAGAAAGCTGATATTGGTATAGCGGTTGCCGATGCGACAGATGCAGCGAGGAGTGCTTCTGATATCGTACTAACCGAACCTGGTCTAAGTGTGATCATTAGTGCCGTCCTTACCAGTCGAGCGATTTTCCAGCGGATGAAGAACTACACT ATCTATGCGGTTTCAATTACGATACGTATTGTG CTTGGATTTATGCTACTTGCCCTCATATGGGAGTTTGATTTCCCGCCATTTATGGTCCTGATCATAGCAATTTTGAATGATG GTACCATAATGACAATATCGAAGGATCGAGTAAAGCCTTCTCCACTACCTGACAGCTGGAAGTTGGCTGAAATTTTTACAACTGGGGTGGTTCTTGGCGGATACTTGGCAATGATGACTGTCATTTTCTTCTGGGCTGCATACAAGACTAACTTTTTCCCT AGGGTCTTTCATGTAAAAAGCCTTGAGAAGACCGCTCAAGATGACTTCAAAATGCTTGCCTCTGCTGTATACCTTCAAGTCAGCACCATCAGCCAAGCTCTCATCTTCGTTACAAGGTCTCGAAGCTGGTCGTTCGTCGAGCGCCCCGGCTTTCTCCTGGTCTTTGCTTTCTTGGTCGCACAGCTG ATAGCTACACTGATCGCTGTATACGCCGACTGGGGATTCACTTCGATCAAAGGCATCGGATGGGGCTGGGCTGGCATCGTGTGGCTCTACAACATCGTCTTCTACTTCCCGCTTGACATCATCAAGTTCTTCATCCGATACGCTCTGAGTGGCAAAGCATGGGATCTTGTCATTGACCAAAGA ATCGCGTTTACAAGGAAGAAGCACTTTGGTAAGGAAGAGAGGGAGCTCAAGTGGGCCCATGCACAGAGGACGCTCCATGGGTTGCAGCCACCGAATGCCAAGCTGTTCCCTGAGAAGGCGGGCTACAACGAGCTCTGTCAGATGGCCGACGAGGCGAAACGGAGGGCCGAGATTGCAAG GCTCAGGGAGCTCCACACTCTCAAGGGGCATGTGGAGTCAGTTGTGAAGCTGAAGGGCCTCGACATCGACACCATTCAGCAGTCTTACACTGTGTGA
- the LOC109770943 gene encoding plasma membrane ATPase 1 isoform X1 translates to MASRQEGNLDAVLKEAVDLEHIPIDEVFENLRCSHQGLTSEQAQQRLQIFGPNKLEEKEESKFLKFLGFMWNPLSWVMEAAAIMAIALANGGGKPPDWQDFVGIITLLLINSTISFIEENNAGNAAAALMARLAPKAKVLRDGRWTEEEAAVLVPGDIVSIKLGDIIPADARLLDGDPLKIDQSALTGESLPATKGPGDGVYSGSTVKQGEIEAVVIATGVHTFFGKAAHLVDSTNQVGHFQQVLTAIGNFCICSIAVGMFIEIIVMYPIQHRAYRPGIDNLLVLLIGGIPIAMPTVLSVTMAIGSHRLSQQGAITKRMTAIEEMAGMDVLCSDKTGTLTLNKLSVDKNLIEVFEKGVTQDQVILMAARASRIENQDAIDTAIVGMLGDPKEARAGIQEIHFLPFNPTDKRTALTYIDSDGKMYRVSKGAPEQILNLAYNKSEIAQKVHIVIDKFAERGFRSLGVAYQDVPDGRKESPGSPWHFVALLPLFDPPRHDSAETIQRALNLGVNVKMITGDQLAIGKETGRRLGMGTNMYPSSALLGQNKDESIADLPVDDLIEKADGFAGVFPGMCCNQLEENKIKEMKKEHNNNNIMVTFFLCSEHKYEIVKRLQARKHICGMTGDGVNDAPALKKADIGIAVADATDAARSASDIVLTEPGLSVIISAVLTSRAIFQRMKNYTIYAVSITIRIVLGFMLLALIWEFDFPPFMVLIIAILNDGTIMTISKDRVKPSPLPDSWKLAEIFTTGVVLGGYLAMMTVIFFWAAYKTNFFPRVFHVKSLEKTAQDDFKMLASAVYLQVSTISQALIFVTRSRSWSFVERPGFLLVFAFLVAQLIATLIAVYADWGFTSIKGIGWGWAGIVWLYNIVFYFPLDIIKFFIRYALSGKAWDLVIDQRIAFTRKKHFGKEERELKWAHAQRTLHGLQPPNAKLFPEKAGYNELCQMADEAKRRAEIARLRELHTLKGHVESVVKLKGLDIDTIQQSYTV, encoded by the exons ATGGCCAGCAGGCAGGAGGGGAACCTCGACGCCGTCCTCAAGGAGGCCGTCGACCTG GAGCACATCCCGATCGATGAAGTGTTCGAGAACCTTCGGTGCAGCCACCAGGGGCTCACTTCCGAGCAGGCGCAGCAGCGGCTGCAGATCTTCGGCCCGAACAAGCTCGAGGAGAAGGAG GAGAGCAAGTTCCTCAAGTTTCTGGGGTTCATGTGGAACCCACTCTCATGGGTCATGGAGGCTGCGGCGATCATGGCCATCGCGTTGGCCAACGGAGGG GGGAAGCCACCAGATTGGCAAGACTTTGTCGGTATCATCACGCTGCTGCTTATAAACTCCACCATCAGTTTCATCGAGGAGAACAATGCCGGAAATGCCGCCGCCGCGCTTATGGCCCGTCTTGCACCAAAAGCCAAG GTCCTCCGTGATGGTCGTTGGACCGAGGAGGAGGCAGCCGTCCTTGTGCCTGGGGACATCGTCAGTATCAAACTTGGAGATATCATTCCTGCCGACGCCCGCCTCCTAGACGGCGACCCTTTGAAGATTGATCAG TCTGCCCTGACCGGAGAATCGCTGCCAGCCACCAAAGGTCCTGGTGACGGCGTCTACTCTGGTTCGACGGTCAAGCAGGGCGAGATCGAGGCTGTTGTCATAGCAACTGGTGTGCACACTTTCTTTGGAAAGGCTGCACATCTCGTCGACTCCACCAACCAAGTTGGCCATTTCCAACAG GTGTTGACAGCCATCGGGAACTTTTGCATTTGCTCGATTGCTGTGGGGATGTTCATAGAGATCATTGTCATGTATCCTATCCAGCACAGGGCGTACCGCCCTGGGATCGACAACCTTTTGGTGCTTCTCATTGGAGGCATTCCCATAGCGATGCCCACAGTCTTGTCGGTCACCATGGCGATTGGGTCTCATCGCTTGTCTCAACAG GGAGCTATAACAAAGAGAATGACTGCAATCGAAGAGATGGCCGGCATGGATGTTCTTTGCAGTGATAAGACTGGAACCCTGACTCTAAATAAGCTCAGCGTGGACAAGAACCTTATTGAG GTTTTTGAAAAAGGAGTGACTCAGGACCAGGTGATTCTGATGGCTGCTAGAGCATCCCGGATAGAAAATCAAGATGCCATTGATACGGCAATAGTTGGCATGCTAGGTGATCCAAAAGAG GCACGGGCCGGTATTCAAGAGATCCATTTTCTTCCGTTCAATCCTACCGACAAAAGAACTGCGTTGACATACATTGATAGCGATGGAAAGATGTACCGAGTTAGCAAAGGTGCACCAGAGCAG ATTCTTAACCTGGCCTACAACAAGTCAGAGATCGCACAAAAAGTCCACATTGTCATCGACAAGTTCGCGGAACGTGGATTTCGGTCACTTGGTGTAGCATATCAG GACGTGCCAGACGGAAGGAAAGAGAGCCCGGGTAGCCCGTGGCATTTTGTTGCTCTCTTGCCACTCTTTGATCCACCGAGGCACGACAGCGCAGAAACAATTCAAAGGGCACTTAACCTTGGTGTGAATGTGAAGATGATCACAG GCGACCAGCTAGCGATTGGGAAGGAAACAGGGCGTCGTCTAGGAATGGGTACAAACATGTACCCTTCATCTGCTTTGCTGGGGCAGAACAAGGATGAGTCTATTGCTGATTTACCAGTCGATGATCTAATTGAGAAAGCCGATGGTTTTGCTGGCGTATTCCCAGGTATGTGTTGTAACCAGTTAGAAGAAAATAAAATCAAAGAAATGAAAAAGGAACATAACAATAATAATATAATGGTAACATTTTTTCTTTGCTCAGAACACAAATATGAGATTGTGAAACGCCTACAAGCACGGAAGCACATTTGTGGAATGACTGGCGATGGCGTAAACGATGCACCAGCCCTAAAGAAAGCTGATATTGGTATAGCGGTTGCCGATGCGACAGATGCAGCGAGGAGTGCTTCTGATATCGTACTAACCGAACCTGGTCTAAGTGTGATCATTAGTGCCGTCCTTACCAGTCGAGCGATTTTCCAGCGGATGAAGAACTACACT ATCTATGCGGTTTCAATTACGATACGTATTGTG CTTGGATTTATGCTACTTGCCCTCATATGGGAGTTTGATTTCCCGCCATTTATGGTCCTGATCATAGCAATTTTGAATGATG GTACCATAATGACAATATCGAAGGATCGAGTAAAGCCTTCTCCACTACCTGACAGCTGGAAGTTGGCTGAAATTTTTACAACTGGGGTGGTTCTTGGCGGATACTTGGCAATGATGACTGTCATTTTCTTCTGGGCTGCATACAAGACTAACTTTTTCCCT AGGGTCTTTCATGTAAAAAGCCTTGAGAAGACCGCTCAAGATGACTTCAAAATGCTTGCCTCTGCTGTATACCTTCAAGTCAGCACCATCAGCCAAGCTCTCATCTTCGTTACAAGGTCTCGAAGCTGGTCGTTCGTCGAGCGCCCCGGCTTTCTCCTGGTCTTTGCTTTCTTGGTCGCACAGCTG ATAGCTACACTGATCGCTGTATACGCCGACTGGGGATTCACTTCGATCAAAGGCATCGGATGGGGCTGGGCTGGCATCGTGTGGCTCTACAACATCGTCTTCTACTTCCCGCTTGACATCATCAAGTTCTTCATCCGATACGCTCTGAGTGGCAAAGCATGGGATCTTGTCATTGACCAAAGA ATCGCGTTTACAAGGAAGAAGCACTTTGGTAAGGAAGAGAGGGAGCTCAAGTGGGCCCATGCACAGAGGACGCTCCATGGGTTGCAGCCACCGAATGCCAAGCTGTTCCCTGAGAAGGCGGGCTACAACGAGCTCTGTCAGATGGCCGACGAGGCGAAACGGAGGGCCGAGATTGCAAG GCTCAGGGAGCTCCACACTCTCAAGGGGCATGTGGAGTCAGTTGTGAAGCTGAAGGGCCTCGACATCGACACCATTCAGCAGTCTTACACTGTGTGA